DNA from Larimichthys crocea isolate SSNF chromosome XIII, L_crocea_2.0, whole genome shotgun sequence:
AATTTCCAGCCTTTCAGCCAATTCAGTCACTCTTCATCCTGTCCTCCCCTCAGGTCCCACCACACTGACATGATGCATTACCCGCCATCTCACATGCTTGAAAGAGACCCTGCACCTCCCCTTTCTTCTTTCACGAGCCCTGAGCACTGGTCCTTCCCTCCTATGAGACTCTACTAATGTGTGTTGAAGCTCTGCATAGAGAATAATCTAGCAATAGCAATAGCTGAGCTCAAGAGTAAACTCTTATTTTGTCCCATTTATGCTGagttaaagaaacacacaattaTGTATTGTTTGCCTCCATGGAGCATTTTTAATATGCAGAATTGTATATTAACACATCTTTGTTAAAGAATTTTAGCTAACAATACCCTATTGTGAAAgctgtttgatattttgttgtgtgtgtgtgggggggctAAATTTAAAtgcaagaaaatacatttgtacaATTGTGCAATAGAGACATGCAATATCATTGCTAAATATACAATAAACTGAGCACAATATATTAAATGTCTGATTCATGCTTGTATAGGTTATTAGTCTTAAAATGCATCACACTACATTTAGAGCATATTTTCATGACCCTCTGTTTCAAGGTTGCAAGTAAAAGTTTTCATCTGATGTCTCAATCACCTTCATCTGATCTTCAGTTTCTTCAGTTACACGTTTATCGCTTTCATAAGTTTCCACCGTTTCCAGCCTACTCCCCGTTCTTATTGCCCTACGTAGCTGATTCCAAAATAGGTCTTGGGCCTGAGTTGGGTCAGTGCAGTCTAAGCCAGGCCACTGCAGATAAGTCTTCTTTAACATGATTTTCCTCATGCGGTGATAGGACGACAAGTGCCTTTCAGCGATTGGCTCCAGAAACACGAGCAGGAGAACATCCCGGTGCTCATCAAACAGTCTGTAGCTGGCCAGTTGGATTTCCAGAGAACACCACTCACTTTTTAGGAAATTTCTGCTCACCACACAAATAGTTTTCCGGCTGCCATACACAGCAGAGACGATATTGTCCACAATATCACGGCCCAGCTCAAAGTCCCTGTGATGTAGGCAAAGTTTAAAAGACGATCCATTTCCCTCTAGGTTGGGCAGCAACTCGTCCATGACCCATTGTTCGTCAGAGGAATTATAGGAAATGAACGCATCATATTTGCAattttcctcctcatctctgaGTCTGCGCCACTGCTCACTAAACCAGGAGCGGAACACATAGTAGCCGTACTTCATTTTCCAGTAGAGTTTGACATAAAGTAAAGGAGTGACTGTGAACAAAAAGATCACAATTGCTGTACTTAAGAACATGTACTTTCCTAGATCTATGAAACAAACCTTGCTATCAAAGTTGTAGAATTTGTGTCCTGGATTGTGTGGGCAACTCAGACTGTAGAGATAGACCACCTGGACATTTGGGTTATGAACTGTCCAATTTCTCAGCAAGGTGTTCTCGCAGGTGCAGCTTAAAGGAATATTACGTAAGTCAAGATAGTGGAGTTTAGTTAAACTTTGCAGTGCATCAACATCGATGCTCTGCATCACATTGTGGTTGAGCTGCATTGTGCGTAACTTTGTAAGATTCCCAAAAACCTCCTTAGAGAAATTCTGAATGCCAATATTTTCTACAGCCAACTTGGTCAAATTTcttagatttttaaaaactcCAGGCTCTAGTTGTGTCACCCCAACACAGCAGTCATCCAATGAGAGGAAACGTAACTCTGTCAGATCATCAAAGGCAtcaggaggaagatgaaagaTCTTATTGTTGGTGAGATACAAAGATTTCAGCGAGTAGAGGCCACGGAAAAAATTGCGGGGTATAGCGGTGAGGCCGTGTGGCTGCTGCGCATCTAGTTTCAGATCACTGAGTTTTCTGAAATTCACAAATGGTGAAAAAGTGAATTTTCCAGTGCGAAAACAAATCTGATTGCCTTTTAAATCCAGCACTGTTAGAGTGTTTTGAAATTCGCGATAGTGGGAAGTGTCAATTGTTTTAAGATTGTTTCCATCTAGATAGAATTTGGACAGACGTTTTAGTCCATTAAGGCCAGATGGTTGAAAATAAGTAATCTTGTTACCTCCTAGGTCCAGTGTAGTCAGATTCCTGAGATTGAAGAAGGtctcattaaaaatgactgaaatacGGTTGTTACGTAGGTTAAGGACTTGTAGGCTGTGAAGATCTTCAAATGTCTTCTTGAACAGATCAGTCAAGAGGTTATTGTCCAAACGAAGAGTCTCAAGCTCTTTTAAACCTTTGAAAGCTTCAAGATCAAGATAAGcaattgtgtttatgttaagTTTTAAAGTCTTAATATTTGGTGTATGATAGAAAGCATGAGAGCCAACTGAAAGGATGCGGTTGTAACGATAGCTCACCTCttccagttttttaaaataaaccatattttgtgttttacattttggaaGGCCGGTGAGATGGTTATGTTCTGCACtaaagccttttatatctatctGATCCTTGAGAAAGTTAAGACAATCAACACTTTTCAGTTCATTGCGGGATAGATCCAAAGCCACCTTGATCTTAGGACAATAGCGCAGTGCATCATTTGTTATATTCTGAATCTCATTACTCACCAAGTTCAAATTTCTAATCACTTTCACCTTTCTCTTTAACAGTCTGCACAGCCCCATGAGCAGACTGTCATTTTTTAGACCTGTGTTAGAGAAATCAACATGGCCTGCATAGATGTTGCTCATGTTTAAAAACTCTATTATCTTGACACTTGTTGAACGTAGGCGCAGATACTTTACATTCCTTAAATCCATTCCTTGAAAAGCCTCTGTAGGAAGCCTAGGATTGTATGACAAATCTAGTAGCTGGATGAAGCTGAAAAACCAATGGTTACATCCTAATGTAGACAGGTTGTTTCTACATATATATAGCGTAGTGAGGTTTTGGGGTAGTGACACATTTGAGTGACCGAGAGAGGTAAAATTATTAAAGCAAAGATCTAGTATTCTCAGGCGTGTTAGATTTGACACAGATTCAGCAATCTCTGAGAAATTCGTCAGAAAGTTTTGCCTTATGAGTAAAGTGTCAAGATTGGGAACATTAAGAAAAATGCCCTCAGGAAGCTGCTTTAGTGTATTGTTCaccagtgagagaaagacaaggcTGTGCAGATCCTTAAACAGAGAAGGGTTGAGCTCTGAAAGGTTGTTGGAGGTCAGATTTAGATGCGTAAGTTGAGTTAAGTCCTTGAAAGCAAATGGGTCGATGGTCGTCAGGTGATTATGATCCAGTCTGAGGCTTTGAAGGTTTGGTAGGTTAACAAAGGTCTTGTTGGGAATGTGGCTCACACGACTAAAAGAGATGTTGAGATTAATGGTAGATGACGGCAGGTCGTTTACAATAGCCGAGATGTTGTTGGTCCTTCTTTCGATGCAATTgaaagttttttctttgttctggtcTTCAATGCAGTTGTTAAAGCTGTAACCACTGATGAGTTGAACAGCATCAAGAACAACCGCAACTGACAGAAGCTGATGAATAAGACTTgccattttctgtcttcttttagTCCAGAGAAGCAGGATTTTAAACTACTTTCATCAGTGTCTTGAATATTATGTTGCAAATGTCTGTCAACAAGGGCTTTGGGTTGGTTCATCAGCTGAACAGGAATCTGAGGACAGAGAGCAGGACttaacacacatcacacatttgaAGTTGCAATTCCAAACTGCCGCCACAATCACTAGTGCACGTCAgtccttttaaaatatttttacaggataaatgtaatttgtattcatagatagatattttaatTGATAAGCTCTACAAAAGTTTTAAACGTACCTTTAAAACACGCTGGAAAAACAAGTTTCATTCATCTCTAATAtttactttgtctttttatagAAAATTTAAATTGCCCTATTTTTATGATAGTGTTACAAAAACCAAATTCCAATTTCTCCCGGGTTACTATAAATAAAAGTCTTATATAAAAGCATCCACTTATCCTGACTTTACATCTTTGTTTGCCAAGAAGTGTCCCAGTTCCTCTTGTGATATTTTCATATCCCTTTTCACTCTTCCCTAATGTTACCCTGTTGCCCCTGACATTTGGTTCACTTTATTA
Protein-coding regions in this window:
- the tlr21 gene encoding toll-like receptor 21 — protein: MASLIHQLLSVAVVLDAVQLISGYSFNNCIEDQNKEKTFNCIERRTNNISAIVNDLPSSTINLNISFSRVSHIPNKTFVNLPNLQSLRLDHNHLTTIDPFAFKDLTQLTHLNLTSNNLSELNPSLFKDLHSLVFLSLVNNTLKQLPEGIFLNVPNLDTLLIRQNFLTNFSEIAESVSNLTRLRILDLCFNNFTSLGHSNVSLPQNLTTLYICRNNLSTLGCNHWFFSFIQLLDLSYNPRLPTEAFQGMDLRNVKYLRLRSTSVKIIEFLNMSNIYAGHVDFSNTGLKNDSLLMGLCRLLKRKVKVIRNLNLVSNEIQNITNDALRYCPKIKVALDLSRNELKSVDCLNFLKDQIDIKGFSAEHNHLTGLPKCKTQNMVYFKKLEEVSYRYNRILSVGSHAFYHTPNIKTLKLNINTIAYLDLEAFKGLKELETLRLDNNLLTDLFKKTFEDLHSLQVLNLRNNRISVIFNETFFNLRNLTTLDLGGNKITYFQPSGLNGLKRLSKFYLDGNNLKTIDTSHYREFQNTLTVLDLKGNQICFRTGKFTFSPFVNFRKLSDLKLDAQQPHGLTAIPRNFFRGLYSLKSLYLTNNKIFHLPPDAFDDLTELRFLSLDDCCVGVTQLEPGVFKNLRNLTKLAVENIGIQNFSKEVFGNLTKLRTMQLNHNVMQSIDVDALQSLTKLHYLDLRNIPLSCTCENTLLRNWTVHNPNVQVVYLYSLSCPHNPGHKFYNFDSKVCFIDLGKYMFLSTAIVIFLFTVTPLLYVKLYWKMKYGYYVFRSWFSEQWRRLRDEEENCKYDAFISYNSSDEQWVMDELLPNLEGNGSSFKLCLHHRDFELGRDIVDNIVSAVYGSRKTICVVSRNFLKSEWCSLEIQLASYRLFDEHRDVLLLVFLEPIAERHLSSYHRMRKIMLKKTYLQWPGLDCTDPTQAQDLFWNQLRRAIRTGSRLETVETYESDKRVTEETEDQMKVIETSDENFYLQP